From the genome of Geminocystis herdmanii PCC 6308, one region includes:
- a CDS encoding monovalent cation/H(+) antiporter subunit G produces the protein MTNFMPYFLIILGLIFWLWGTAYLLSKRNPLYKLHWLSVSDTLGSMAIVVGLLWKIPGEWPLLVLAIISLAMWNTMLGYVLAYCSTEHQNAHNSETDLISNT, from the coding sequence ATGACTAATTTTATGCCCTATTTTTTGATTATATTAGGTTTAATTTTTTGGCTATGGGGTACAGCTTATTTATTAAGTAAACGTAATCCCCTTTATAAACTTCACTGGCTTTCGGTGTCGGATACTTTAGGTTCAATGGCTATTGTTGTAGGATTATTATGGAAGATACCCGGTGAATGGCCTTTGTTAGTACTTGCTATTATTTCCCTAGCTATGTGGAATACCATGTTGGGTTATGTATTGGCGTATTGTTCAACAGAGCATCAAAATGCTCATAATTCTGAAACAGATTTGATT